The following proteins are encoded in a genomic region of Colletotrichum higginsianum IMI 349063 chromosome 9, whole genome shotgun sequence:
- a CDS encoding Actin filament organization protein app1: MTGQDEDSKTAAAYADEMQKRTRKERRFDEVEAQLPNPRVPTLQSALMTANGLLSHLGSYNPWGRPVTDDDIVWLLDNTAYKPSRLGSWQAEFVAAIFEKEPKCAVVDMVQGVAQKLGLADDAEELQTIEERILPFLWDVQPSRLLRVVHQKRELKLGPSATNGISTDTLKVHEQPSGTAVTSSAAVPRGATGLLEMQTYFAAPEGWAIISDVDDTIKLTQTSDPIGILRETFVNEPTPIEGMPELYRNIKALLPQEAPWFYLSASPYNLYPFLREFRDKYYPPGTIILRDSSWKTVAGLLSALTMATEEYKVERMRKVHGWLPKRKLILIGDSTQSDPEAYGNIYREFKGWVKLILIRKVTDIAAVGISAKNEPERFEKAFKHIPRDDWFVFENPVDCNKIIRDTIAQDA; encoded by the exons ATGACCGGACAAGACGAGGATAGcaagaccgccgccgcgtaCGCAGACGAGATGCAGAAACGAACCCGCAAAGAACGTCgcttcgacgaggtcgaggctcAGCTTCCCAACCCCCGCGTCCCGACCCTCCAGTCAGCCTTGATGACGGCCAACGGCCTGCTCTCGCACCTCGGAAGCTACAACCCCTGGGGCAGACCCGtgaccgacgacgacattgTCTGGCTCCTCGACAACACGGCATACAAGCCCTCGCGCCTGGGCAGCTGGCAGGCCGAgttcgtcgccgccatcttcgaAAAGGAGCCCAAgtgcgccgtcgtcgacatggTGCAGGGCGTCGCCCAGaagctcggcctcgctgaCGACGCTGAGGAGCTGCAGACGATCGAGGAGAGGATACTGCCGTTCCTCTGGGATGTGCAGCCCTCGCGCCTCCTCCGGGTCGTGCACCAGAAGAGGGAGCTCAAGCTGGGCCCCTCGGCGACGAATGGCATCAGCACCGACACGCTCAAGGTCCATGAGCAGCCGTCCGGCACGGCAGTGACGTCGAGCGCCGCCGTGCCGCGGGGCGCGACGGGCTTGTTGGAGATGCAGACGTACTTCGCTGCGCCAGAGGGCTGGGCCATCATTTCAG ATGTCGACGACACGATCAAGCTGACGCAGACGAGCGACCCCATCGGCATCCTCCGCGAAACGTTTGTCAACGAGCCGACGCCCATCGAGGGCATGCCGGAACTGTACAGGAACATCAAGGCATTGCTGCCCCAAGAGGCGCCGTGGTTCTACCTCTCGGCCTCCCCGTACAACCTGTACCCGTTCTTGCGCGAGTTCCGCGACAAGTACTACCCCCCGGGAACCATCATCCTCCGCGACTCGAGCTGGAAGACGGTGGCGGGCCTGTTGTCGGCGTTGACCATGGCCACGGAGGAATACAAGGTGGAACGCATGAGAAAGGTGCACGGCTGGCTGCCCAAGAGGAAACTCATCCTCATTGGCGACTCGACGCAGTCCGACCCCGAGGCCTATGGCAACAT TTACCGCGAGTTCAAGGGCTGGGTCAAGCTCATTCTGATCCGCAAGGTCACCGACATCGCGGCTGTGGGTATCTCGGCCAAGAACGAGCCGGAGCGATTCGAGAAGGCGTTCAAGCACATTCCTCGCGACGACTGGTTCGTGTTTGAGAACCCGGTCGACTGCAACAAGATTATCCGGGACACGATTGCGCAAGATGCTTAG
- a CDS encoding putative Alcohol dehydrogenase, producing MALMNSTLNATMRGVVFGGVPYDVTVENLPVPTISSQTDAIVRITTAGICGSDLHTYRGLIGGGAVPFTMGHEAIGYVAEVGSAVSSLSVGDYVVIPDTPSTATLEMEPTLYEFFGSGGSLDGLQAEYARVRSADANLIPVPLTRNTTSPSLEQDYLTVGDIFSTAWTAVTWSGFQPGDSVAVFGAGPVGLLAAYSALLRGASRVYSVDHVPQRLELARSIGAVPIDFRASDPVAQILAREPGGVARSVDAVGMESLNADLEIEEDILLRQTVGVTRTGGGVGVVGVYVATPDSPSGPRGSTISPNGTLPMTEFFFKGLSVRGGLVDPKLVAPELVQLIASGRARPSFITSAVIGIEDAPEYYRRFNRQEESKVFIRFP from the exons ATGGCCCTCATGAACAGCACCCTAAATGCCACCATGAGGGGGGTTGTCTTTGGCGGGGTCCCGTACGATGTGACCGTCGAGAACCTCCCAGTGCCAACGATCTCGAGCCAGACGGATGCCATCGTCCGAATCACCACGGCGGGCATCTGCGGCTCCGACTTACACACCTACCGCGGCCTCATTGGCGGTGGCGCCGTCCCATTCACGATGGGCCACGAGGCCATTGGCTACGTTGCCGAGGTCGGGAGCGCGGTGTCGTCCCTTTCCGTCGGCGACTACGTCGTCATCCCGGACACCCCGTCCACTGCCACCCTGGAGATGGAGCCTACGTTGTACGAGTTCTTCGGCAGCGGTGGCTCTCTCGATGGCCTACAAG CCGAGTATGCCCGTGTCCGGTCTGCCGACGCCAACCTCATCCCCGTGCCTCTTACGCGCAACACTACATCACCCAGCCTCGAACAAGACTACCTCACCGTCGGCGACATTTTCTCCACCGCCTGGACGGCCGTCACCTGGTCTGGCTTCCAGCCCGGTGACTCGGTCGCCGtgttcggcgccggccccgtcggcctgctcgccgccTACTCCGCCCTGCTCCGCGGCGCGTCCCGCGTGTATTCCGTCGACCACGTCCCGCAGCGCCTCGAACTCGCCCGCtccatcggcgccgtgccCATCGACTTCCGGGCCTCGGACCCCGTCGCGCAGATCCTGGCGCGCGAGCCGGGGGGTGTCGCGCGGtccgtcgacgccgtgggCATGGAGTCGCTGAACGCGGATCTCGAGATTGAGGAGGACATCCTGCTCCGGCAGACGGTGGGCGTCACGCGTAccgggggcggcgtcggcgtcgtcggggtGTACGTCGCCACGCCCGACAGCCCCTCGGGCCCGCGCGGGAGCACCATCTCGCCCAACGGGACGCTGCCGATGACCGAGTTCTTCTTCAAGGGGCTGAGCGTGCGCGGCGGGCTCGTCGATCCGAAGCTGGTGGCGCCGGAACTGGTCCAGCTGATCGCGAGCGGCAGGGCGCGCCCGAGCTTCATCACCTCGGCGGTCATTGGCATCGAGGATGCGCCAGAGTACTACCGTCGCTTCAACCGTCAGGAGGAGTCCAAGGTTTTCATCCGCTTTCCTTAG
- a CDS encoding ribosomal protein L32: MKSLTLTVSLPAHQHAPSSKRLLGLPFELRNLIYYHVLVDVPKHSRTHDQDCHFRQNHTRNSIEPAACHVLELAVNLVPSQALCPWDEPLQCRCAKRTTLNLLLACRQLHREAAPVFWSANTFVFDHPDEFALCVGARLREAYRPLLRHVYIASPDGWDTCTRTHTNLFTDTRIAQKGGIPRWLQFWGVLKQCRGMRTLAVRPEVVKRHAADMASLRDWMPELRRLELTWVGKYKDHMVSWERDWGSFRACTTLQRHTVFARATQVVDFRGAGADFSKERCKNLYRDFTTNFCVYVDSIVRERFLGCDLEQDRDWIFLHDGRMAAGLDDARTSYRVALPTGEKTRVTFMAVPQSQRTRVRLMRARLAREAELKARGRPTAAEEQVLKEIKKRRAANKSREADEEACEREKTLSARRAREEERREEERRERERKKAELGRAVEAAKEERRTGRKRVVKRRSVEREMGEVPI, translated from the coding sequence ATGAAGAGCCTCACTCTCACGGTCTCCCTCCCGGCTCACCAACACGCCCCCTCCAGCAAgcgtctcctcggcctccccTTCGAGCTGCGCAACCTCATTTATTACcacgtcctcgtcgacgtgcCAAAGCACTCCCGCACCCATGACCAAGATTGCCACTTCCGCCAGAACCACACCCGCAACTCCATCGAGCCCGCCGCCTGCCatgtcctcgagctcgccgtgAACCTCGTCCCGTCCCAGGCGCTGTGCCCTTGGGACGAGCCGCTGCAGTGCCGCTGCGCCAAGCGCACGACACTGAACCTCCTGCTGGCCTGCCGCCAGCTCCACCGCGAGGCCGCGCCCGTCTTCTGGTCTGCCAACACCTTCGTCTTTGACCACCCGGACGAGTTCGCCCTCTGCGTCGGCGCCAGGCTGCGCGAGGCCTACCGCCCGCTGCTGCGGCACGTCTACATCGCCTCGCCCGACGGCTGGGACACGTGCACGCGGACACACACCAACCTCTTCACCGACACACGAATCGCGCAGAAGGGCGGCATCCCGCGCTGGCTGCAATTCTGGGGCGTGCTGAAGCAGTGCCGGGGCATGAGGACGCTGGCCGTCCGGCCCGAGGTTGTGAAGcggcacgccgccgacatggcgTCGCTGCGCGATTGGATGCCGGAGTTGAGGCGCCTCGAGCTGACGTGGGTCGGCAAGTACAAGGACCACATGGTTAGCTGGGAGAGGGACTGGGGCAGCTTCCGCGCGTGCACGACGCTCCAGCGGCACACCGTCTTCGCGCGTGCGACGCAGGTCGTCGACTTCCGCGGGGCCGGGGCGGACTTCAGCAAGGAGCGCTGCAAGAACCTGTACCGCGACTTCACGACCAACTTCTGCGTGTACGTGGACTCGATCGTGAGGGAGCGCTTTCTCGGGTGCGACCTGGAGCAGGACCGGGACTGGATCTTTCTGCACGACGGCCGGATGGCGGCCGGGCTGGACGACGCGCGGACGTCGTACCGCGTGGCGCTGCCGACGGGGGAGAAGACACGGGTGACCTTCATGGCGGTGCCGCAGTCGCAGAGAACGCGGGTGCGGCTGATGAGGGCGAGGCTGGCGCGGGAGGCGGAGCTGAAGGCCCGGggcaggccgacggcggcggaggaacAGGTTCTGAAGGAGATCAAGAagcggagggcggcgaacAAGAGCAGGGAggcggatgaggaggcgtgcgagagagagaagacgctgtcggcgaggagggcgagggaggaggagaggagggaggaggagaggcgggagagggagaggaagaaagcCGAGTTGGGGAGGGCTgtcgaggcggcgaaggaggagaggaggacaGGGAGAAAGAGGGTTGTGAAGAGGCGGAGCGTCGAGAGGGAGATGGGGGAGGTTCCCATATGA
- a CDS encoding Carboxylic ester hydrolase, producing MRNVLLLGVVLSILSGGLAASLPVVDLGYELYQATGFNEAEGYYNFSNIRYASPPVGELRFRAPVPPATNRSAVRNGLDFRICPQAQPLWMATSVEWLFPYLTKGVLPNVTGPAAVPTADGSSPALARDDRENEDCLFLDVLVPKRVFAKSGQKAPVLVEIHGGGYALGSKSESEPRGLLRRSTDFTEDGIVYVRMNYRLGAFGFLSGPTFSKDGTANAGLLDQRMALEWVQENIHLFGGDKDRVTVFGGSAGAGSIIHQVSAFGGEQHKRLFQRAIPQSPAWLPMPSALGQERSFNEFLEAANVSSISEARSLTSAQLIQANSLRVSLATPGTFGFGPTIDGQLVRDDPRALLDSGRFDKSIDVLFGHNPNEGLGFHSPVANSAEYLVGLRALLPHADDSVIRYLSDTLYPPRFNSSLYPDQMRRMGLTVTEAAFTCAASALGRAFAKADANAYGYVLETSFGLHGTDAPFIYFYPETSTVNETMASTLQDYMLSFVVDGVPDSDSGGLGRMMPYGQDGRVVRITADGILQGIDPAANARSFRFLGPDQGLRLQDLPIPTPGPGEALLRVKAAGLCHSDTHVLHGGGAAWMCALPVTLGHEVAGVIAALGDEPLSSSSSSSSSSQRFNVGDRVAVACVGHPIQTRDFREALGVGRDGGYAEFALAPLKHLVRIPAGVAFAQAAVATDSVATAYHAVVAEGKVSASHTVAVIGLGGLGLNGVAVSALRGARVFGVDVDTAKFERARALGAVDCAVGLDAFAAETLDVVLDFVGAQATAEAAVSMVRPGGCVVMVGLAAQSVRIATSALVTQNVSLRGSTGASIQELGEVLELVASGALTPYVEEIAFEDVPAGLEALGAGEVKGRLYIVP from the exons ATGCGCAACGTTTTGCTGCTCGGGGTCGTACTTTCTATCTTGTCCGGCGGACTGGCTGCGTCTCTTCCTGTGGTCGACCTTGGATATGAGCTGTACCAGGCCACTGGTTTCAAC GAAGCTGAAGGCTACTACAACTTCTCCAACATCCGCTATGCCTCGCCGCCCGTGGGGGAACTGCGCTTTCGagcgccggtgccgcccgCTACCAACCGGTCCGCTGTTCGCAACGGGCTTGATTTCCGCATCTGCCCGCAGGCACAGCCACTTTGGATGGCGACCTCGGTAGAATGGCTCTTCCCGTATCTCACCAAGGGGGTTTTGCCCAACGTGACGGGTCCGGCGGCTGTACCAACCGCGGATGGCAGTTCTCCGGCACTGGCACGCGACGACCGAGAGAACGAGGATTGTCTCTTTCTGGACGTGCTAGTGCCCAAGAGAGTGTTTGCAAAGTCGGGCCAGAAGGCTCCTGTCTTGGTCGAGATACATG GTGGTGGCTATGCCCTTGGCTCCAAGTCTGAATCGGAACCGCGTGGTCTCCTGCGCCGCAGCACTGATTTCACTGAAGATGGAATCGTCTACGTCCGGATGAACTACCGACTCGGCGCTTTCGGCTTCCTTTCAGGCCCGACATTTTCAAAGGATGGGACAGCAAACGCCGGGTTGCTCGACCAAAGGATGGCCCTTGAATGGGTGCAGGAGAACATCCATCTCTTTGGGGGGGACAAAGACCGAGTCACGGTTTTCGGAGGATCTGCTGGAGCCGGGTCGATCATCCACCAGGTCTCAGCTTTTGGCGGCGAACAACACAAGCGTCTATTCCAGAGGGCCATCCCGCAGTCTCCAGCCTGGCTTCCTATGCCGTCTGCGTTGGGACAGGAGCGCAGCTTCAACGAGTTCCTGGAGGCCGCAAACGTCAGCAGTATCTCGGAGGCGCGAAGCCTGACTTCGGCGCAGCTCATCCAGGCCAACTCTCTCCGCGTTTCTCTTGCCACACCAGGAACGTTCGGATTCGGTCCTACGATTGACGGCCAGCTGGTACGCGACGACCCCCGAGCACTACTCGATTCAGGGCGTTTTGATAAATCCATCGACGTTCTGTTTGGACACAACCCCAACGAAGGCCTCGGGTTTCATTCACCAGTCGCCAACAGCGCCGAGTATCTTGTAGGGCTGCGAGCACTCCTCCCGCATGCCGACGACTCCGTCATTCGCTACCTATCTGACACACTTTACCCGCCCAGATTCAACTCTTCACTGTATCCGGATCAGATGCGGCGAATGGGCCTGACGGTTACCGAAGCCGCCTTCACATGCGCTGCTTCTGCACTTGGTCGAGCGTTTGCCAAAGCCGACGCAAACGCGTACGGCTACGTCTTGGAGACCTCCTTCGGCCTCCATGGAACTGACGCGCCCTTCATCTACTTTTATCCCGAGACCTCCACTGTCAATGAGACCATGGCCTCCACGCTCCAGGACTACATGCTCAGCtttgtcgtcgacggggtTCCCGACAGCGATTCGGGTGGGCTGGGACGGATGATGCCGTATGGCCAGGATGGAAGGGTTGTACGCATCACGGCGGACGGAATTCTGCAAGGAATCGATCCCGCGGCCAACGCAAGGT CGTTCCGCTTCCTCGGCCCGGACCAGGGCCTCCGCCTCCAGGACCTCCCGATCCCCACCCCGGGCCCGGGCGAGGCCCTCCTCCGggtcaaggccgccggcctgTGCCACTCGGACACGCACGTCctgcacggcggcggcgcggcgtgGATGTGCGCGCTGCCCGTCACCCTCGGCCACGaagtcgccggcgtcatcgcggcgctgggcgacgagccgctttcctcctcctcctcctcctcctcctcctcccagcgattcaacgtcggcgaccgcgtcgccgtcgcctgcgTCGGCCACCCGATCCAGACCCGCGACTTCCGCGaagccctcggcgtcggccgtgacggcggcTACGCCGAGTTCGCCCTCGCGCCCCTGAAACACCTCGTCAGGATCCCCGCGGGCGTCGCTttcgcccaggccgccgtgGCGACGGACTCCGTCGCCACGGCCTaccacgccgtcgtcgccgaaggCAAGGTGTCCGCATCCcacaccgtcgccgtcatcggtcTAGGCGGGCTCGGCCtcaacggcgtcgccgtGTCGGCACTGCGCGGGGCGAGGGTctttggcgtcgacgtcgacaccGCCAAGTTCGAGCGGGCGAgggccctcggcgccgtcgatTGCGCCGTCGGACTGGACGCGTTCGCGGCAGAGACGCTGGACGTCGTGCTGGACTTTGTGGGCGCGCaggcgacggccgaggcggctgtGTCGATGGTGAGGCCCGGCGGCTGCGTGGTGATGGTCGGTCTCGCGGCGCAGAGCGTGCGGATCGCAACGTCGGCCCTCGTCACGCAGAACGTCTCGCTCCGCGGCTCGACGGGGGCAAGCATCCAGGAACTCGGCGAGGTTCTCGAGTTGGTGGCTTCGGGCGCGCTGACGCCGTACGTGGAGGAGATCGCATTCGAGGATGTGCCGGCCGGTCTCGAAGCGCTGGGAGCTGGTGAGGTCAAGGGGCGTCTCTACATTGTTCCCTGA
- a CDS encoding Endoribonuclease L-PSP, whose product MTNSRVAVTSDKAPKPYTFLSQAIVSGGHIFCSGQVGTDPETGNLVEGTIQDRTRRILTNIQAVLGAAGATLGDVVKVNIYLADMSQFAEVNAVYETFFESPRPARTCVSVKGLPYGTDVEMECVANAVVKA is encoded by the exons ATGACCAACTCgcgcgtcgccgtcacctcgGACAAGGCACCGAAGCCTTACACCTTCCTATCGCAAGCCATTGTGTCGGGCGGCCACATCTTCTGCTCGGGCCAGGTCGGCACTGACCCGGAGACGGGCAACCTTGTCGAAGGCACCATTCAAGACCGGACC AGACGGATCCTGACGAACATCCAGGCGGTGCTAGGCGCTGCCGGGGCGACTCTGGGGGATGTCGTGAAAGTCAACATCTACTTGGCCGACATGTCGCAGTTCGCCGAGGTGAACGCTGTCTACGAGACCTTTTTCGAAAGCCCGAGACCG GCCCGGACTTGCGTCAGCGTCAAGGGTCTGCCCTATGGGACTGACGTTGAGATGGAGTGCGTTGCCAACGCGGTGGTGAAGGCCTGA
- a CDS encoding Phenazine biosynthesis PhzC/PhzF protein, translating to MTITQLDFVTLDVFTKTPYKGNPLAIVHLPPPTATSPALTQEQKQAIAQEFNLSETVFVHDVDPKDDPEPQTRPPH from the coding sequence ATGACGATCACTCAACTCGACTTTGTCACCCTTGACGTCTTCACCAAGACTCCCTATAAGGGCAACCCACTGGCCATTGTgcatctccctcctcccacgGCAACATCCCCCGCTCTCACCCAGGAGCAGAAACAGGCCATCGCCCAGGAGTTCAACCTCTCGGAAACCGTCTTCGTCCACGATGTAGACCCCAAAGACGACCCGGAGCCCCAGACACGCCCGCCGCATTGA
- a CDS encoding Phenazine biosynthesis PhzC/PhzF protein, whose protein sequence is MTSVEIPFGGHPTLGAASYLRSKGITKIVTKAGPVPITAGQDHFVSALVPHNTYLHAKTIASLNTESRVGLHPSPEIREAELGAPIFSPVHGIAFALVSLPSLEQLSRVFVGPFEFNALELLGPTWSKSFMARSYYVITDSTTSGSVRNVKIRTRMIASGCTYLPLAKSAFTQNKLPSLERKTADGGMSLFLVEDPATGAAACALTSYLALHKFEELELKYELTQGVEMGRQSDIYVTVKVSVSEKGERSIKEIFLGGTARQIMKGTLETPPL, encoded by the coding sequence ATGACCTCGGTAGAGATCCCTTTTGGCGGTCACCCCACCCTCGGCGCAGCCTCTTACCTCCGGTCCAAGGGCATCACGAAGATCGTCACGAAAGCCGGTCCTGTTCCCATCACCGCCGGACAGGACCACTTTGTGAGCGCTTTGGTCCCGCACAATACGTACCTTCACGCCAAAACTATCGCAAGCCTCAACACCGAGTCTCGCGTGGGGCTTCACCCCTCACCTGAGATCAGGGAAGCGGAGCTCGGCGCGCCCATCTTCAGCCCCGTGCACGGCATCGCCTTCGCCCTTGTCAGCTTGCCTTCGCTGGAACAGCTGTCCCGTGTCTTCGTTGGGCCCTTCGAGTTCAACGCCCTGGAGCTCCTCGGCCCCACCTGGAGCAAGTCATTCATGGCGAGGTCGTACTATGTTATAACCGACTCGACTACCTCGGGCTCCGTCAGGAATGTCAAGATTCGCACGCGCATGATCGCTTCCGGTTGTACGTATCTCCCACTTGCAAAGTCGGCTTTCACTCAAAACAAGCTTCCTTCTCTTGAAAGAAAAACTGCTGATGGTGGCATGTCCTTATTTCTAGTCGAAGATCCTGCCACAGGCGCCGCAGCCTGCGCGCTGACGAGCTACCTTGCTCTTCACAAGTTTGAAGAGCTGGAGTTGAAGTACGAACTGACGCAAGGTGTCGAGATGGGACGGCAGAGTGACATCTACGTCACTGTTAAGGTCTCTGTCAgcgagaagggggagagatCAATCAAGGAGATTTTCCTGGGGGGTACAGCGAGGCAGATCATGAAGGGGACACTTGAGACACCACCTTTGTAG
- a CDS encoding Polysaccharide lyase family 3, protein MRLLHMAAVSVLLFAASTGTADGSRRPSQPEANRPAQFPIPISRGSVTYKSAKRIRGVFDGGLKTFGRGVVCNSRREGVDADAVFLLEDKAVLRNAIIGADQNEGVHCLGSCAIENVWWTAVCEDALTMKGDGDGRVLGGGARGARDKVIQHDGRGTVTIVGFTVVDFGKLYRACGNCPVSGKRIVFVKNVRAFHGELLVGVNTNRGDVATIDGTCATGVREICAEFLEAPPGGKSQKLRSGRSRACRYQTVPLC, encoded by the coding sequence ATGCGTCTACTCCACATGGCAGCCGTTTCCGTCCTTCTATTTGCCGCTTCAACTGGGACGGCGGACGGCAGTAGGAGGCCCAGCCAACCGGAAGCCAACCGTCCGGCCCAGTTCCCGATACCGATCTCAAGAGGGTCCGTGACATACAAGAGCGCAAAGAGAATCCGTGGCGTATTTGACGGGGGCTTGAAAACGTTCGGCCGCGGCGTTGTGTGCAACAGTCGGAGGGAGGGCGTAGATGCAGATGCCGTTTTCCTACTGGAGGATAAAGCTGTATTGAGGAATGCTATTATCGGTGCCGACCAGAACGAAGGTGTCCACTGCCTTGGGTCATGTGCTATTGAGAACGTGTGGTGGACGGCGGTGTGCGAGGACGCCCTGACGATGAAGGGGGACGGAGACGGCAGagtccttggcggcggcgcgcgcgGGGCGAGGGACAAGGTCATACAGCATGATGGCCGAGGGACTGTCACAATAGTAGGCTTTACAGTTGTGGACTTTGGAAAGCTCTACCGTGCTTGTGGGAATTGCCCTGTGTCAGGGAAAAGGATCGTGTTTGTAAAGAATGTTAGGGCGTTCCacggcgagcttctcgtcggcgtgAACACAAACAGGGGCGATGTGGCGACGATTGACGGCACTTGTGCCACGGGTGTGCGAGAGATCTGTGCCGAGTTTCTCGAAGCGCCCCCTGGGGGTAAGTCGCAGAAGCTCAGAAGCGGTCGGAGCCGGGCTTGTCGATATCAAACAGTTCCCCTTTGTTAA
- a CDS encoding Acetylornithine deacetylase: protein MTYRFFFFLSILFASVCVADDAEIIDLHKSLVSIQSTTKTGDPQTDERNVQTFIENWLKETAEKNNFKINIERQQVTEGRDNLYVYTGTERSTSVMMTSHVDTVPPHFGYRVEGDKIYGRGANDAKGCVAAMMIAFRDLLINKQIKEEGDLSLLFVRLAGRA, encoded by the exons ATGACATACcgtttcttctttttcctaTCAATTTTGTTCGCAAGCGTCTGCGTAGCGGACGATGCGGAAATCATCGACCTGCACAAGTCTCTGGTCTCAATCCAGTCTACCACCAAGACAGGCGATCCACAAACAGACGAGCGAAATGTCCAGACATTCATCGAAAACTGGCTGAAGGAGACGGCCGAAAAGAATAACTTCAAAATTAACATTGAACGTCAACAAGTGACCGAAGGTCGTGACAATCTTTACGTCTACACAGGTACGGAGAGGTCGACTTCTGTCATGATGACTTCCCACGTCGACACTGTTCCCCCACATTTCGGGTACAGAGTCGAGGGGGACAAGATCTACGGCCGAGGCGCGAACGACGCCAAGGGCTGCGTGGCCGCCATGATGATCGCCTTTAGAGACCTCCTTATCAACAAGCAAATCAAGGAGGAAGGCgacctctctctcctcttcgtc AGATTGGCGGGGAGGGCATGA